One genomic window of Candidatus Bathyarchaeota archaeon includes the following:
- a CDS encoding zinc-ribbon domain-containing protein produces MFCSNCGKELPENAYFCPKCGVRTRKGVEAGISTPWEELREAFSRMGEEIEKAFSTAGKEMEKAFKTAKEKIKEATTREPVVCSDCGEENRADAMFCYKCGKKLE; encoded by the coding sequence GTGTTTTGCTCAAATTGTGGCAAAGAGCTACCTGAAAACGCATATTTCTGCCCCAAATGCGGCGTGAGAACTAGAAAGGGCGTAGAAGCAGGCATTTCCACTCCATGGGAAGAGTTGAGAGAAGCCTTTTCTAGAATGGGAGAAGAGATAGAGAAAGCATTTTCGACAGCTGGCAAAGAAATGGAGAAAGCCTTCAAAACAGCAAAAGAAAAGATTAAGGAAGCAACCACCAGAGAACCAGTTGTCTGCTCCGATTGCGGAGAAGAGAATCGTGCTGATGCCATGTTCTGTTACAAGTGCGGCAAAAAGCTCGAGTAG